The following coding sequences lie in one Silene latifolia isolate original U9 population chromosome 5, ASM4854445v1, whole genome shotgun sequence genomic window:
- the LOC141654991 gene encoding uncharacterized protein LOC141654991 produces MAVRSILNHCVHKLRPYRQFSSSSTIISKNSYKSSLPILSTPWLMLPPDVKDGPNGPSDNYFNIIDKSIVKIDRPLAHGSVPFNTKCVGSAKGWVAFEFDSDGSLFLANPYTEARCHKLPPLKFPKYRQGLHFTLAGDPMSENFSLIEEKRELHNKLCLAAYNRKADTLYKLHFEDDNRKLQFITRSYPFEDDETGDKRRALSLSLYPEIYKVFDKVNPWDYNVEVYLVVTEGNNSRLFLVIRHLAKKDEVGCETKDIKLLKIDLEGEGEVEYVESIDDQALFIGTNSEPFFISTHNGSGIKSNCVYVADDLGYYDLETKCITPFLSLGDLADVRPQVYWVAPPSFA; encoded by the coding sequence ATGGCTGTACGCAGTATTCTCAATCAttgtgttcacaaattaagaccgTATCGACAAttttcatcatcatcaacaataATTTCAAAGAACTCGTACAAGTCATCGTTGCCAATATTATCAACACCATGGCTTATGCTTCCCCCTGACGTTAAAGACGGTCCGAATGGTCCATCTGATAACTACTTTAATATAATCGACAAATCAATTGTCAAGATTGATCGTCCGTTGGCACATGGTAGCGTTCCATTCAACACAAAGTGTGTAGGATCGGCCAAAGGATGGGTTGCGTTCGAATTTGATTCGGATGGTAGTCTATTCCTGGCTAACCCGTACACTGAAGCGCGTTGTCACAAGTTACCACCACTCAAGTTTCCAAAATATAGACAAGGGTTACATTTTACTCTGGCTGGTGATCCAATGTCAGAGAACTTTTCACTTATAGAAGAGAAGCGAGAACTACATAATAAATTATGTCTAGCGGCTTATAACAGAAAGGCGGACACTTTGTACAAATTACACTTTGAGGACGATAACAGGAAGCTCCAATTTATTACCAGGTCGTATCCATTTGAGGATGATGAAACAGGTGATAAAAGACGTGCTTTGTCTTTGTCTTTGTATCCGGAAATATATAAGGTGTTCGATAAGGTTAATCCATGGGACTATAATGTCGAGGTATACCTGGTGGTAACCGAAGGAAATAATTCTCGTCTGTTTCTCGTCATTAGGCATTTAGCTAAAAAGGATGAGGTTGGATGCGAGACTAAAGATATCAAATTGCTTAAGATTGATTTAGAGGGCGAAGGGGAAGTGGAATATGTAGAGTCGATAGACGATCAGGCGCTCTTCATAGGAACAAATAGCGAACCGTTTTTCATCTCAACTCACAACGGTTCAGGGATCAAGTCGAATTGTGTGTATGTTGCGGATGATCTTGGTTACTATGACTTGGAAACAAAATGTATAACACCATTTCTTTCACTTGGTGATCTTGCCGACGTTCGCCCTCAAGTTTACTGGGTTGCTCCTCCTTCTTTTGCTTGA